The following proteins are co-located in the Betta splendens chromosome 9, fBetSpl5.4, whole genome shotgun sequence genome:
- the mtrfr gene encoding mitochondrial translation release factor in rescue has protein sequence MSTFLSIISCMTCVSSRVLWRSSSSICPLFKPVPTGLTAVWAAGKKDLVDVPVLKEDELEEQFVRGSGPGGQATNKTSNCVVLKHIPTGIVVKCHQTRSVDINRKRAREILREKVDVAYKGELSEVLVKKKDSVLRKQEKRRKANENLERKKQYKEILAAESNSGNDTV, from the exons ATGTCAACCTTCCTGTCGATCATCAGCTGTATGACCTGTGTCTCCAGTCGGGTTCTCTGGAGAAGTTCTTCCAGTATCTGTCCATTGTTTAAACCAGTTCCGACTGGACTGACAGCTGTTTGGGCAGCTGGCAAGAAGGACCTGGTAGACGTTCCTGTCCTGAAGGAGGACGAGCTCGAAGAACAGTTTGTAAGAGGATCAGGACCTGGAGGACAAGCTACCAACAAAACCAGCAATTGTGTTGTACTCAAGCACATCCCCACTGGTATTGTAGTGAAG TGCCATCAAACAAGATCTGTGGATATAAATCGAAAGCGTGCCCGGGAAATTTTGAGAGAGAAAGTCGATGTTGCATATAAAGGAGAACTTAGTGAAGTGCTTGTAAAGAAGAAAGACTCTGtgctgaggaaacaggagaagaggaggaaggctAATGAAAAtctggagagaaaaaaacagtatAAGGAAATTCTGGCTGCAGAGTCTAACTCCGGGAATGACactgtttaa
- the kmt5ab gene encoding lysine methyltransferase 5Ab isoform X2 has protein sequence MLIQEGNESDATSSDPSKLEQDKPNEMKTESCDSQNKKPEGKGCLSKAAEEQASDQHMQKEVNARSAKDDKVSASKPRSRKRGKNRAKKTENNAQQNKNVTDYFPIRRSNRKTKAELKIEEHKHIDDLIKNGIEEGMEILQIEGKGRGIFATRDFKKGEFVMEYHGDLLELAEAKRREAQYARDPQTGCYMYYFQYQCKTYCVDATRETGRLGRLLNHSKTGNCQTKLHAIDGVPHLILVTSRDIKAKEELLYDYGKKNVLRTDKRSQDAAGHKSASPNETKENEPASSKDSISKVPPIFSLRSPRKPRSPLSDGSSMLIQEGNESDATSSEPSKLEQDKPNEMKTESCDSQNKKPEGKGCLSKAAEEQASDQHMQKEVNARSAKDDKVSASKPRSRKRGKNRAKKTENNAQQNKKVTDYFPIRRSNRKTKAELKIEEHKHIDDLIKNGIEEGMEIQQIEGKGRGIFATRDFKKGEFVVEYHGDLLELAEAKRREAQYARDPQTGCYMYYFQYQCKTYCVDATRETGRLGRLLNHSKTGNCQTKLHAIDGVPHLILVTSRDIKAKEELLYDYGDRSKDSILAHPWLKY, from the exons ATGCTGATCCAGGAAGGAAATGAATCTGATGCAACCAGTTCTGACCCTTCAAAGCTGGAACAGG ATAAACccaatgaaatgaaaactgagAGTTGCGATTCCCAAAACAAAAAGCCTGAAGGTAAAGGCTGTCTCAGTAAAGCAGCCGAAGAGCAAGCCTCTGACCAACACATGCAAAAAGAGGTGAATGCCAGGTCTGCGAAAGACGACAAAGTTTCAGCATCCAAACCTCGCAGCAGAAAGCGTGGCAAAAATAGAGCAAAGAA GACAGAGAACAATgctcagcaaaacaaaaatgtcacaGACTATTTTCCCATCAGAAGgagtaacagaaaaacaaaagcagagttAAAA ATtgaagaacacaaacacattgatgACCTGATAAAAAATGGCATTGAAGAAGGAATGGAG ATCCTACAGATAGAAGGAAAGGGAAGAGGCATATTTGCTACCAGGGACTTCAAAAAGGGCGAGTTTGTCATGGAGTACCATGGAGACCTACTGGAGCTGGCTGAGGCTAAGAGAAGAGAGGCCCAGTACGCTCGGGATCCCCAGACAGGCTGTTACATGTATTACTTCCAGTATCAATGTAAAACATACTG TGTAGACGCTACAAGGGAGACCGGTCGTCTCGGAAGACTCCTCAACCACAGTAAAACGGGCAACTGTCAGACTAAACTTCACGCAATCGATGGAGTTCCTCATCTGATCTTGGTGACTTCCAGGGACATAAAAGCAAAAGAGGAGCTGCTGTATGACTACG GGAAGAAAAACGTGCTGAGAACAGACAAAAGGTCACAGGACGCTGCTGGACATAAAAGCGCTTCACCGAACGAGACAAAGGAAAACGAACCAGCATCCAGCAAG GATTCCATCAGCAAAGTTCCCCCCATTTTCAGTCTGCGGAGTCCAAGAAAGCCTAGATCACCTCTGAGTGACGGTTCAAGCATGCTGATCCAGGAAGGAAATGAATCTGATGCAACCAGTTCTGAGCCTTCAAAGCTGGAACAGG ATAAACccaatgaaatgaaaactgagAGTTGCGATTCCCAAAACAAAAAGCCTGAAGGTAAAGGCTGTCTCAGTAAAGCAGCCGAAGAGCAAGCCTCTGACCAACACATGCAAAAAGAGGTGAATGCCAGGTCTGCGAAAGACGACAAAGTTTCAGCATCCAAACCTCGCAGCAGAAAGCGTGGCAAAAATAGAGCAAAGAA GACAGAGAACAATgctcagcaaaacaaaaaggtcaCAGACTATTTTCCCATCAGAAGgagtaacagaaaaacaaaagcagagttAAAA ATtgaagaacacaaacacattgatgACCTGATAAAAAATGGCATTGAAGAAGGAATGGAG ATCCAACAGATAGAAGGAAAGGGAAGAGGCATATTTGCTACCAGGGACTTCAAAAAGGGCGAGTTTGTCGTGGAGTACCATGGAGACCTACTGGAGCTGGCTGAGGCTAAGAGAAGAGAGGCCCAGTACGCTCGGGATCCCCAGACAGGCTGTTACATGTATTACTTCCAGTATCAATGTAAAACATACTG TGTAGACGCTACAAGGGAGACCGGTCGTCTTGGAAGACTCCTCAACCACAGTAAAACGGGCAACTGTCAGACTAAACTTCACGCCATCGATGGAGTTCCTCATCTGATCTTGGTGACTTCCAGGGACATAAAAGCAAAAGAGGAGCTGCTGTATGACTACGGTGATCGAAGTAAAGACTCGATCTTAGCTCATCCTTGGCTCAAATACTGA
- the kmt5ab gene encoding lysine methyltransferase 5Ab isoform X3 — translation MLIQEGNESDATSSDPSKLEQDKPNEMKTESCDSQNKKPEGKGCLSKAAEEQASDQHMQKEVNARSAKDDKVSASKPRSRKRGKNRAKKTENNAQQNKNVTDYFPIRRSNRKTKAELKIEEHKHIDDLIKNGIEEGMEILQIEGKGRGIFATRDFKKGEFVMEYHGDLLELAEAKRREAQYARDPQTGCYMYYFQYQCKTYCVDATRETGRLGRLLNHSKTGNCQTKLHAIDGVPHLILVTSRDIKAKEELLYDYGDRNKPNEMKTESCDSQNKKPEGKGCLSKAAEEQASDQHMQKEVNARSAKDDKVSASKPRSRKRGKNRAKKTENNAQQNKKVTDYFPIRRSNRKTKAELKIEEHKHIDDLIKNGIEEGMEIQQIEGKGRGIFATRDFKKGEFVVEYHGDLLELAEAKRREAQYARDPQTGCYMYYFQYQCKTYCVDATRETGRLGRLLNHSKTGNCQTKLHAIDGVPHLILVTSRDIKAKEELLYDYGDRSKDSILAHPWLKY, via the exons ATGCTGATCCAGGAAGGAAATGAATCTGATGCAACCAGTTCTGACCCTTCAAAGCTGGAACAGG ATAAACccaatgaaatgaaaactgagAGTTGCGATTCCCAAAACAAAAAGCCTGAAGGTAAAGGCTGTCTCAGTAAAGCAGCCGAAGAGCAAGCCTCTGACCAACACATGCAAAAAGAGGTGAATGCCAGGTCTGCGAAAGACGACAAAGTTTCAGCATCCAAACCTCGCAGCAGAAAGCGTGGCAAAAATAGAGCAAAGAA GACAGAGAACAATgctcagcaaaacaaaaatgtcacaGACTATTTTCCCATCAGAAGgagtaacagaaaaacaaaagcagagttAAAA ATtgaagaacacaaacacattgatgACCTGATAAAAAATGGCATTGAAGAAGGAATGGAG ATCCTACAGATAGAAGGAAAGGGAAGAGGCATATTTGCTACCAGGGACTTCAAAAAGGGCGAGTTTGTCATGGAGTACCATGGAGACCTACTGGAGCTGGCTGAGGCTAAGAGAAGAGAGGCCCAGTACGCTCGGGATCCCCAGACAGGCTGTTACATGTATTACTTCCAGTATCAATGTAAAACATACTG TGTAGACGCTACAAGGGAGACCGGTCGTCTCGGAAGACTCCTCAACCACAGTAAAACGGGCAACTGTCAGACTAAACTTCACGCAATCGATGGAGTTCCTCATCTGATCTTGGTGACTTCCAGGGACATAAAAGCAAAAGAGGAGCTGCTGTATGACTACGGTGATCGAA ATAAACccaatgaaatgaaaactgagAGTTGCGATTCCCAAAACAAAAAGCCTGAAGGTAAAGGCTGTCTCAGTAAAGCAGCCGAAGAGCAAGCCTCTGACCAACACATGCAAAAAGAGGTGAATGCCAGGTCTGCGAAAGACGACAAAGTTTCAGCATCCAAACCTCGCAGCAGAAAGCGTGGCAAAAATAGAGCAAAGAA GACAGAGAACAATgctcagcaaaacaaaaaggtcaCAGACTATTTTCCCATCAGAAGgagtaacagaaaaacaaaagcagagttAAAA ATtgaagaacacaaacacattgatgACCTGATAAAAAATGGCATTGAAGAAGGAATGGAG ATCCAACAGATAGAAGGAAAGGGAAGAGGCATATTTGCTACCAGGGACTTCAAAAAGGGCGAGTTTGTCGTGGAGTACCATGGAGACCTACTGGAGCTGGCTGAGGCTAAGAGAAGAGAGGCCCAGTACGCTCGGGATCCCCAGACAGGCTGTTACATGTATTACTTCCAGTATCAATGTAAAACATACTG TGTAGACGCTACAAGGGAGACCGGTCGTCTTGGAAGACTCCTCAACCACAGTAAAACGGGCAACTGTCAGACTAAACTTCACGCCATCGATGGAGTTCCTCATCTGATCTTGGTGACTTCCAGGGACATAAAAGCAAAAGAGGAGCTGCTGTATGACTACGGTGATCGAAGTAAAGACTCGATCTTAGCTCATCCTTGGCTCAAATACTGA
- the kmt5ab gene encoding lysine methyltransferase 5Ab isoform X1 produces MLIQEGNESDATSSDPSKLEQDKPNEMKTESCDSQNKKPEGKGCLSKAAEEQASDQHMQKEVNARSAKDDKVSASKPRSRKRGKNRAKKTENNAQQNKNVTDYFPIRRSNRKTKAELKIEEHKHIDDLIKNGIEEGMEILQIEGKGRGIFATRDFKKGEFVMEYHGDLLELAEAKRREAQYARDPQTGCYMYYFQYQCKTYCVDATRETGRLGRLLNHSKTGNCQTKLHAIDGVPHLILVTSRDIKAKEELLYDYGDRRKKNVLRTDKRSQDAAGHKSASPNETKENEPASSKDSISKVPPIFSLRSPRKPRSPLSDGSSMLIQEGNESDATSSEPSKLEQDKPNEMKTESCDSQNKKPEGKGCLSKAAEEQASDQHMQKEVNARSAKDDKVSASKPRSRKRGKNRAKKTENNAQQNKKVTDYFPIRRSNRKTKAELKIEEHKHIDDLIKNGIEEGMEIQQIEGKGRGIFATRDFKKGEFVVEYHGDLLELAEAKRREAQYARDPQTGCYMYYFQYQCKTYCVDATRETGRLGRLLNHSKTGNCQTKLHAIDGVPHLILVTSRDIKAKEELLYDYGDRSKDSILAHPWLKY; encoded by the exons ATGCTGATCCAGGAAGGAAATGAATCTGATGCAACCAGTTCTGACCCTTCAAAGCTGGAACAGG ATAAACccaatgaaatgaaaactgagAGTTGCGATTCCCAAAACAAAAAGCCTGAAGGTAAAGGCTGTCTCAGTAAAGCAGCCGAAGAGCAAGCCTCTGACCAACACATGCAAAAAGAGGTGAATGCCAGGTCTGCGAAAGACGACAAAGTTTCAGCATCCAAACCTCGCAGCAGAAAGCGTGGCAAAAATAGAGCAAAGAA GACAGAGAACAATgctcagcaaaacaaaaatgtcacaGACTATTTTCCCATCAGAAGgagtaacagaaaaacaaaagcagagttAAAA ATtgaagaacacaaacacattgatgACCTGATAAAAAATGGCATTGAAGAAGGAATGGAG ATCCTACAGATAGAAGGAAAGGGAAGAGGCATATTTGCTACCAGGGACTTCAAAAAGGGCGAGTTTGTCATGGAGTACCATGGAGACCTACTGGAGCTGGCTGAGGCTAAGAGAAGAGAGGCCCAGTACGCTCGGGATCCCCAGACAGGCTGTTACATGTATTACTTCCAGTATCAATGTAAAACATACTG TGTAGACGCTACAAGGGAGACCGGTCGTCTCGGAAGACTCCTCAACCACAGTAAAACGGGCAACTGTCAGACTAAACTTCACGCAATCGATGGAGTTCCTCATCTGATCTTGGTGACTTCCAGGGACATAAAAGCAAAAGAGGAGCTGCTGTATGACTACGGTGATCGAA GGAAGAAAAACGTGCTGAGAACAGACAAAAGGTCACAGGACGCTGCTGGACATAAAAGCGCTTCACCGAACGAGACAAAGGAAAACGAACCAGCATCCAGCAAG GATTCCATCAGCAAAGTTCCCCCCATTTTCAGTCTGCGGAGTCCAAGAAAGCCTAGATCACCTCTGAGTGACGGTTCAAGCATGCTGATCCAGGAAGGAAATGAATCTGATGCAACCAGTTCTGAGCCTTCAAAGCTGGAACAGG ATAAACccaatgaaatgaaaactgagAGTTGCGATTCCCAAAACAAAAAGCCTGAAGGTAAAGGCTGTCTCAGTAAAGCAGCCGAAGAGCAAGCCTCTGACCAACACATGCAAAAAGAGGTGAATGCCAGGTCTGCGAAAGACGACAAAGTTTCAGCATCCAAACCTCGCAGCAGAAAGCGTGGCAAAAATAGAGCAAAGAA GACAGAGAACAATgctcagcaaaacaaaaaggtcaCAGACTATTTTCCCATCAGAAGgagtaacagaaaaacaaaagcagagttAAAA ATtgaagaacacaaacacattgatgACCTGATAAAAAATGGCATTGAAGAAGGAATGGAG ATCCAACAGATAGAAGGAAAGGGAAGAGGCATATTTGCTACCAGGGACTTCAAAAAGGGCGAGTTTGTCGTGGAGTACCATGGAGACCTACTGGAGCTGGCTGAGGCTAAGAGAAGAGAGGCCCAGTACGCTCGGGATCCCCAGACAGGCTGTTACATGTATTACTTCCAGTATCAATGTAAAACATACTG TGTAGACGCTACAAGGGAGACCGGTCGTCTTGGAAGACTCCTCAACCACAGTAAAACGGGCAACTGTCAGACTAAACTTCACGCCATCGATGGAGTTCCTCATCTGATCTTGGTGACTTCCAGGGACATAAAAGCAAAAGAGGAGCTGCTGTATGACTACGGTGATCGAAGTAAAGACTCGATCTTAGCTCATCCTTGGCTCAAATACTGA
- the rilpl2 gene encoding RILP-like protein 2 isoform X2 encodes MEFAEESSPALAFEKDAFELTVEDVYDISYVIGRDLLKISSTGEEVSDLQFRIVRVLEMFEALVNKYNLSVEELKMERDNLKREVDRLVTERSSGPATTAGPNQLLVDLTDPNRPRFTMQELKEVLQERNQLKAQLMVVQEELQLFKSGILPQAEPVMVDVDLDTPAATENSPPIVNDAKEERTTIGKLFSFRRK; translated from the exons ATGGAGTTCGCTGAGGAGTCGTCGCCCGCCCTGGCTTTCGAGAAGGACGCGTTTGAGCTCACGGTTGAAGATGTTTATGACATTTCCTACGTAATCGGACGGGACTTGTTAAAAATAAGCAGCACGGGAGAAGAAGTGTCGGATCTGCAGTTCAGAATAGTCCGCGTTCTGGAAATGTTCGAGGCGCTGGTCAACAAATACAActtgtctgtggaggagctgaaaaTGGAGCGGGACAACTTGAAGCGTGAAGTGGACAGGCTGGTCACGGAGAGGTCCTCGGGCCCGGCCACG ACGGCGGGACCGAACCAGCTGCTCGTGGACCTCACGGACCCCAATAGACCGCGCTTCACCatgcaggagctgaaggaggttCTGCAGGAGAGGAACCAGCTGAAGGCTCAGCTCATGGTGGTTCAGGAGGAACTGCAGCTGTTCAAGAG TGGGATTCTGCCTCAGGCTGAACCCGTCATGGTGGACGTGGATCTGGACACACCAGCAGCTACGGAGAACAGTCCTCCCATAGTAAACGATGCAAAAGAGGAGAGGACGACCATAGGGAAGCT GTTTTCATTCAGGCGAAAATAA
- the rilpl2 gene encoding RILP-like protein 2 isoform X1, with the protein MEFAEESSPALAFEKDAFELTVEDVYDISYVIGRDLLKISSTGEEVSDLQFRIVRVLEMFEALVNKYNLSVEELKMERDNLKREVDRLVTERSSGPATQTAGPNQLLVDLTDPNRPRFTMQELKEVLQERNQLKAQLMVVQEELQLFKSGILPQAEPVMVDVDLDTPAATENSPPIVNDAKEERTTIGKLFSFRRK; encoded by the exons ATGGAGTTCGCTGAGGAGTCGTCGCCCGCCCTGGCTTTCGAGAAGGACGCGTTTGAGCTCACGGTTGAAGATGTTTATGACATTTCCTACGTAATCGGACGGGACTTGTTAAAAATAAGCAGCACGGGAGAAGAAGTGTCGGATCTGCAGTTCAGAATAGTCCGCGTTCTGGAAATGTTCGAGGCGCTGGTCAACAAATACAActtgtctgtggaggagctgaaaaTGGAGCGGGACAACTTGAAGCGTGAAGTGGACAGGCTGGTCACGGAGAGGTCCTCGGGCCCGGCCACG CAGACGGCGGGACCGAACCAGCTGCTCGTGGACCTCACGGACCCCAATAGACCGCGCTTCACCatgcaggagctgaaggaggttCTGCAGGAGAGGAACCAGCTGAAGGCTCAGCTCATGGTGGTTCAGGAGGAACTGCAGCTGTTCAAGAG TGGGATTCTGCCTCAGGCTGAACCCGTCATGGTGGACGTGGATCTGGACACACCAGCAGCTACGGAGAACAGTCCTCCCATAGTAAACGATGCAAAAGAGGAGAGGACGACCATAGGGAAGCT GTTTTCATTCAGGCGAAAATAA
- the LOC114862199 gene encoding RILP-like protein 1 isoform X1, with amino-acid sequence MESAGKAALQRPAAELTVVDVYDIAAVLGRDFERVIDRFGCEALVGVVPKVVRLLELLEALVSRGAAGQEAEEMRRELDRLRQERSDRSEQERRHQQELELVEDAWRAEVQDLLSQISQLQAENSRLAASLSLIHSVTEDEQQRREGGLSATGMAEKERQVMKNLKDLVDKQKDEIRAKEHELALKQEDIEALQMQQHRLMRLNQDLRHRTGVMEAQGKVLIQQRAELEAAAQAQQQEQLALQLEVTRLRKELREWELEKEVAEIEEFSLTRPGTFLPSSPQEHQSSAAALSNSTKPKSVWVECGEDPGFLVNCDKSPSLYPTPLNKKGAEEKDTTALLQVSNNKEPEEEVDSLEQESDQPRFTLQELRDVLQERNELKAEVFMLQEELAYYKSEEFEDDVSATVCPPSSPPCSNSSEQPESGIRRLIFTAIMPMVAAGLIADDPTLLPIRRLVSLV; translated from the exons ATGGAAAGTGCGGGCAAGGCGGCGCTGCAGCGACCCGCGGCCGAGCTGACCGTCGTGGACGTGTACGACATCGCGGCGGTGCTCGGTCGGGACTTCGAGCGGGTCATCGACAGGTTCGGGTGCGAGGCTTTGGTGGGGGTCGTTCCCAAGGTAGTGCGTCTGCTGGAGCTTCTGGAGGCGCTGGTGAGCCGCGGAGCCGCCGGACAAGAGGCCGAGGAGATGCGGAGGGAGCTGGACCGGTTGCGACAGGAGCGCAGCGACCGGTCGGAGCAGGAGCGGAGGCACCAGCAG gagctggagctggtggaggacgcGTGGAGAGCAGAAGTCCAGGACCTGCTGTCTCAGATCAGCCAGCTCCAGGCAGAGAACAGCAGGTTGGCGGCGAGTCTGTCTCTCATACACTCTGTCACCGAGGACGAGCAACAGAGACGAGAGGGTGGGTTGTCCGCAACAG GCATGGCAGAAAAAGAGAGACAGGTGATGAAGAATCTGAAAGACTTAGTGGATAAACAGAAAGACGAAATCCGGGCAAAAGAGCATGAATTGGCACTAAAACAAGAGGATATTGAGGCT CTCCAGATGCAGCAGCATCGACTGATGAGGCTTAACCAGGACCTCCGTCACAGGACAGGGGTGATGGAGGCTCAGGGCAAGGTGCTgatccagcagagggcagagctggaagctgcagcccaggcgcagcagcaggaacaactcgccctgcagctggaggtcacgAGGCTGAGGAAGGAGCTCAGAGAATGGGAGCTGGAAAAAGAGGTTGCAGAAATAGAAGAGTTCTCTCTTACGAGACCTGGAACGTTTTTACCATCATCACCACAGGAG CACcagtcctcagcagcagcactgtccAACTCCACCAAACCAAAGTCAGTGTGGGTGGAATGTGGAGAGGACCCTGGCTTCCTGGTGAACTGCGATAAAAGTCCTTCCCTTTATCCAACACCACTGAACAAGAAGGGTGCAGAGGAGAAGGACACAACAGCTTTGTTACAG GTGTCAAATAACaaagagccagaggaggaggtagACAGTCTGGAGCAGGAGTCGGACCAGCCGCGCTTCACCCTGCAGGAGCTGCGGGACGTCCTGCAGGAACGAAATGAACTCAAGGCAGAGGTGTTCATGCTGCAAGAAGAGCTGGCGTATTACAAAAG TGAGGAGTTTGAAGATGACGTCAGCGCCACTGTTTGTCCTCCGTCTTCTCCTCCCTGCTCTAATTCTTCTGAGCAGCCCGAATCAGGGATAAGACGTCT GATTTTCACTGCCATAATGCCAATGGTTGCAGCTGGTTTAATTGCAGACGATCCTACATTGTTGCCAATCAGAAGACTTGTTTCCCTTGTGTGA
- the LOC114862199 gene encoding RILP-like protein 1 isoform X2 encodes MESAGKAALQRPAAELTVVDVYDIAAVLGRDFERVIDRFGCEALVGVVPKVVRLLELLEALVSRGAAGQEAEEMRRELDRLRQERSDRSEQERRHQQELELVEDAWRAEVQDLLSQISQLQAENSRLAASLSLIHSVTEDEQQRREGMAEKERQVMKNLKDLVDKQKDEIRAKEHELALKQEDIEALQMQQHRLMRLNQDLRHRTGVMEAQGKVLIQQRAELEAAAQAQQQEQLALQLEVTRLRKELREWELEKEVAEIEEFSLTRPGTFLPSSPQEHQSSAAALSNSTKPKSVWVECGEDPGFLVNCDKSPSLYPTPLNKKGAEEKDTTALLQVSNNKEPEEEVDSLEQESDQPRFTLQELRDVLQERNELKAEVFMLQEELAYYKSEEFEDDVSATVCPPSSPPCSNSSEQPESGIRRLIFTAIMPMVAAGLIADDPTLLPIRRLVSLV; translated from the exons ATGGAAAGTGCGGGCAAGGCGGCGCTGCAGCGACCCGCGGCCGAGCTGACCGTCGTGGACGTGTACGACATCGCGGCGGTGCTCGGTCGGGACTTCGAGCGGGTCATCGACAGGTTCGGGTGCGAGGCTTTGGTGGGGGTCGTTCCCAAGGTAGTGCGTCTGCTGGAGCTTCTGGAGGCGCTGGTGAGCCGCGGAGCCGCCGGACAAGAGGCCGAGGAGATGCGGAGGGAGCTGGACCGGTTGCGACAGGAGCGCAGCGACCGGTCGGAGCAGGAGCGGAGGCACCAGCAG gagctggagctggtggaggacgcGTGGAGAGCAGAAGTCCAGGACCTGCTGTCTCAGATCAGCCAGCTCCAGGCAGAGAACAGCAGGTTGGCGGCGAGTCTGTCTCTCATACACTCTGTCACCGAGGACGAGCAACAGAGACGAGAGG GCATGGCAGAAAAAGAGAGACAGGTGATGAAGAATCTGAAAGACTTAGTGGATAAACAGAAAGACGAAATCCGGGCAAAAGAGCATGAATTGGCACTAAAACAAGAGGATATTGAGGCT CTCCAGATGCAGCAGCATCGACTGATGAGGCTTAACCAGGACCTCCGTCACAGGACAGGGGTGATGGAGGCTCAGGGCAAGGTGCTgatccagcagagggcagagctggaagctgcagcccaggcgcagcagcaggaacaactcgccctgcagctggaggtcacgAGGCTGAGGAAGGAGCTCAGAGAATGGGAGCTGGAAAAAGAGGTTGCAGAAATAGAAGAGTTCTCTCTTACGAGACCTGGAACGTTTTTACCATCATCACCACAGGAG CACcagtcctcagcagcagcactgtccAACTCCACCAAACCAAAGTCAGTGTGGGTGGAATGTGGAGAGGACCCTGGCTTCCTGGTGAACTGCGATAAAAGTCCTTCCCTTTATCCAACACCACTGAACAAGAAGGGTGCAGAGGAGAAGGACACAACAGCTTTGTTACAG GTGTCAAATAACaaagagccagaggaggaggtagACAGTCTGGAGCAGGAGTCGGACCAGCCGCGCTTCACCCTGCAGGAGCTGCGGGACGTCCTGCAGGAACGAAATGAACTCAAGGCAGAGGTGTTCATGCTGCAAGAAGAGCTGGCGTATTACAAAAG TGAGGAGTTTGAAGATGACGTCAGCGCCACTGTTTGTCCTCCGTCTTCTCCTCCCTGCTCTAATTCTTCTGAGCAGCCCGAATCAGGGATAAGACGTCT GATTTTCACTGCCATAATGCCAATGGTTGCAGCTGGTTTAATTGCAGACGATCCTACATTGTTGCCAATCAGAAGACTTGTTTCCCTTGTGTGA